Proteins encoded together in one Triticum dicoccoides isolate Atlit2015 ecotype Zavitan chromosome 7B, WEW_v2.0, whole genome shotgun sequence window:
- the LOC119336521 gene encoding DNA topoisomerase 1 beta-like, with amino-acid sequence MSVFNHTLYDNDDDDTPLSFKRSSTSRPPPSKQEGSSANITYVRNPKAVASNQQRNGINGASRSPLPLKPQSTGSNPRPSGSVQPNSSVERSQKSNTVDKSKMRRPHVEGDKSDDSDDDKPLAFRKKPDTKLKKVDTGGENAYGSEDDHKPHGMNINSAKVASNNSTNKTVLLKTAPLKTLQPDDDSDDDHKPLVQRFNPAKGASNNSTNKPVLLKAAHKIVQSNDDSEDEKPLASRLPTNAAPKSRASTSDSEDEKPLSARFSRGTAGTSASISNSKDKLPSNNKGPNNNLSAPRNSVKRPSDNNNQTSSALKKAKSSDASASGSVKRESKDDDNNSVPVERKLTPGESSKSKPPVKNIVKKSPLSVKKDNKKFKTKTKKTMKSSQFSKSLRVPPGSGGGKKWSTLEHNGVIFPPPYNPHGVKMLYNGQPVELTPEEEEVATMFAVMKDTEYAAKKTFIDNFFGDWKKILGKNHIIKKFELCDFTPIYEWHLREKEKKKQMTSEEKKALKEEKLKQEEKYMWAVVDGVREKVGNFRVEPPGLFRGRGEHPKMGKLKKRIRPSDITINIGKGTAVPECPIEGESWKEVKHDNTVTWLAFWNDPISQKDFKYVFLAASSSLKGQSDKEKYEKSRKLKDHIHNIRVNYTKDFKSNDVSKKQIAVATYLIDKLALRAGNEKDDDEADTVGCCTLKVDNVTCVPPNKLQFDFLGKDSIRYFNTVEVELPVYNAIEEFRTGKKDGDPVFDKLDTTKLNHHLKDLMPGLTAKVFRTYNASITLDAILHEETEDGTLLEKIAVYQRANKEVAIICNHQRAVSKSHDTQMTKLNEKIDELKAQIDELNKDLGKVKRGKPLGNGADGKPKRTLAPEAIEKKISQIETKIEKMEMDKKTKEDLKTVALGTSKINYLDPRITVAWCKTHEVPIEKIFSKTILAKFGWAMDVEPDFRF; translated from the exons ATGTCTGTCTTCAATCATACATTATatgacaacgacgatgacgatACCCCGCTATCCTTCAAGAGGTCGTCAACCAGCAGGCCGCCCCCCTCGAAGCAGGAAGGCTCATCAGCAAATATCACTTATGTTAGGAACCCTAAAGCTGTGGCCTCAAATCAGCAGAGGAATGGGATTAATGGCGCTTCCAGGTCGCCGCTGCCACTGAAGCCACAGTCGACCGGCTCAAACCCTCGGCCTTCAGGGTCTGTTCAGCCAAACAGTTCTGTAGAACGTAGTCAAAAGAGTAACACAGTGGATAAGAGTAAAATGAGAAGACCTCATGTCGAAGGTGACAAGTCAGATGATTCAGATGATGACAAGCCACTTGCGTTTAGGAAAAAGCCAGACACGAAATTAAAGAAAGTCGACACAGGAGGTGAGAATGCTTATGGTTCAGAAGATGATCATAAGCCACATGGTATGAATATCAACTCAGCAAAAGTGGCTTCTAATAATAGCACAAATAAGACCGTTTTGTTGAAGACTGCACCACTTAAGACTCTGCAACCTGATGATGATTCAGATGATGATCATAAGCCACTTGTTCAGAGGTTCAACCCAGCAAAAGGGGCTTCTAATAATAGCACAAATAAGCCCGTTTTATTGAAGGCTGCACATAAGATTGTGCAATCTAATGATGATTCAGAGGATGAGAAACCACTTGCCAGCAGGTTACCCACTAATGCTGCTCCAAAAAGTAGAGCTAGCACCTCTGATTCAGAGGATGAGAAGCCACTGTCTGCCCGATTTTCAAGAGGTACTGCAGGTACATCTGCGAGTATCTCAAATTCCAAGGACAAGCTCCCGTCTAACAACAAGGGGCCAAACAATAATTTGAGTGCTCCCCGGAATTCAGTTAAAAGGCCAAGTGATAACAATAATCAAACAAGTTCAGCTCTTAAGAAGGCCAAATCTTCTGATGCTTCTGCCTCAGGAAGTGTCAAAAGAGAATCCAAGGATGATGACAATAACAGTGTACCCGTCGAAAGGAAACTGACACCGGGGGAGTCTTCAAAAAGCAAGCCACCTGTAAAGAATATTGTAAAGAAGAGTCCTTTATCTGTTAAGAAGGACAATAAGAaattcaaaacaaaaacaaagaaaacaatGAAAAGTTcccagttctcaaaatcactgaggGTGCCTCCAGGATCTGGCGGTGGAAAGAAATGGTCTACTTTGGAGCACAATGGTGTTATTTTCCCCCCTCCATACAACCCCCATGGCGTCAAAATGCTTTACAATGGGCAACCTGTTGAGCTGACTCCAGAAGAGGAGGAG GTTGCAACCATGTTTGCTGTGATGAAAGACACGGAGTACGCAGCAAAGAAAACATTTATCGACAACTTTTTTGGTGACTGGAAAAAAATTCTTGGTAAAAACCATATCATCAAGAAATTTGAGCTTTGTGACTTCACCCCTATTTATGAATGGCACCTCagagagaaggagaagaagaaacagATGACATCAGAG GAGAAGAAAGCattgaaggaagagaaattgaAACAAGAGGAGAAGTATATGTGGGCTGTTGTTGATGGTGTTAGAGAGAAG GTTGGCAATTTCAGAGTAGAACCACCAGGCTTGTTCAGGGGACGAGGAGAGCATCCTAAG ATGGGAAAACTGAAGAAACGTATTCGTCCAAGTGATATTACTATAAACATTGGGAAAGGCACTGCAGTCCCAGAGTGTCCAATAGAGGGAGAAAG CTGGAAAGAAGTCAAACATGACAATACTGTTACATGGTTGGCCTTTTGGAATGACCCGATTAGCCAAAAAGATTTCAAGTATGTTTTCTTGGCAGCAAGCAGCTCACTAAAGGGACAGAGTGACAAGGAGAAATATGAGAAGTCCCGAAAATTGAAG GATCACATACACAACATTCGTGTAAATTACACGAAGGATTTCAAGAGCAATGATGTCTCAAAGAAGCAAATTGCAGTGGCAACATACCTCATAGATAAACTAGCCCTTAGGGCTGGTAATGAGAAG gatgatgatgaggctgatactGTTGGTTGTTGTACGCTGAAGGTTGATAATGTTACCTGTGTGCCTCCAAATAAGCTTCAG TTTGACTTCCTTGGTAAAGATTCTATAAGATATTTCAACACTGTAGAGGTTGAATTACCTGTGTACAATGCGATTGAGGAATTCCGAACTG GCAAAAAGGACGGAGATCCTGTCTTTGACAAGCTTGATACAACGAAACTAAATCATCATCTGAAGGACTTGATGCCTGGCCTTACTGCGAAAGTGTTCCGTACATATAATGCTTCGATTACCTTGGATGCTATC TTGCATGAAGAAACAGAAGATGGAACCCTTCTTGAAAAGATTGCTGTCTATCAACGAGCAAACAAAGAG GTTGCTATAATCTGTAACCATCAGCGTGCTGTGTCAAAGTCACATGATACCCAGATGACTAAGCTGAATGAAAAGATTGACGAATTAAAG GCCCAGATCGATGAGCTGAACAAAGATTTGGGCAAAGTGAAGAGAGGAAAGCCTCTAGGCAACGGTGCAGATGGGAAGCCAAAGAGAACTTTGGCACCTGAAGC GATTGAGAAGAAGATCTCTCAGATAGAAACCAAGATAGAGAAAATGGAGATGGATAAGAAGACGAAGGAGGATTTGAAGACGGTGGCATTAGGGACATCAAAGATCAACTACCTTGATCCCAGAATTACGGTAGCATGGTGCAAAACCCATGAAGTCCCTATTGAGAAG ATTTTCAGCAAGACGATTCTTGCGAAGTTTGGATGGGCAATGGATGTCGAGCCGGATTTCAGATTCTAA